From a single Apium graveolens cultivar Ventura chromosome 2, ASM990537v1, whole genome shotgun sequence genomic region:
- the LOC141692889 gene encoding uncharacterized protein LOC141692889, with protein MENVAMTPDVPEHYIRKEKSKWSDPEKASMLKDAKVKNILHNSLDNVMSNMVITCKTTKEIWDALETQCQGTMAIKKNRRVVHVQEYEQFYAKADKSITNIYDRFITLMNDLSLVGQEYDGEVSNIKFLRSLPED; from the coding sequence ATGGAAAATGTGGCTATGACCCCAGATGTTCCTGAACACTATATCAggaaagaaaaatcaaagtggtcAGATCCGGAGAAGGCTTCAATGCTTAAGGATGCAAAAGTCAAGAATATTCTACATAATAGTTTGGACAATGTGATGTCCAACATGGTGATTACCTGCAAGActacaaaagagatatgggatgccttggagacacaGTGCCAAGGTACAATGGCAATAAAGAAGAATAGAAGAGTTGTTCAtgtgcaagaatatgagcaatttTATGCCAAAGCTGATAAATCAATTACTAACATCTATGATAGATTTATAACACTAATGAATGATCTATCTTTGGTTGGACAAGAGTATGATGGAGAAGTCTCAAACATCAAGTTTCTGAGATCTCTTCCAGAAGATTGA